The following proteins are encoded in a genomic region of Paenibacillus antri:
- a CDS encoding aspartate aminotransferase family protein, translated as MKAYTTSKRLFERSGAALAGGVSSSLRAAMRPVPLFAASGRGAVVTDADGNRYIDYLLAYGPLILGHAHPELTERIHAAMTNGYTFGLQHEGEIELAARLTEALPCAEQVAFSGSGTEAVMLALRIARSHTGRTKIVRFHGHYHGWSDAIFTAFPSADMKGGAASDAGGKTMPGTGGQSELALQDVILLPWNDAVALEETLRARGHEVAAVITEPVMCNSGCIRPRDGYLERMRELTRELGIVLIFDEVITGFRFGLGGAHERFGIAPDLMTMGKALAGGIALSAVAGSRELMRVVSSGKVSHLGTLNGNCVATAAAIATLDILGRNGGEAFVRMEATAARLAQGLRERIAANGFRGVVNQEGPVFHMMFIDRDAVEDFAAFSERDGALYSDFAERMLEEGVLVRTNGLWYVSTEHTEAHAEATLQAADRALARLAAERRTEGGERRG; from the coding sequence ATGAAGGCGTACACCACCTCGAAGAGGCTATTCGAGCGATCCGGCGCGGCGCTGGCCGGCGGCGTGTCCAGCTCGCTTCGCGCGGCGATGCGTCCCGTGCCGCTGTTCGCGGCGTCGGGACGCGGGGCCGTCGTCACAGACGCGGACGGCAACCGGTATATCGACTATTTGTTGGCCTACGGGCCCTTGATCCTAGGTCACGCGCATCCTGAGCTGACGGAGCGCATTCATGCGGCGATGACGAACGGGTATACGTTCGGACTCCAGCACGAGGGAGAGATCGAGCTCGCCGCCCGGTTGACCGAGGCGCTCCCGTGCGCGGAGCAGGTCGCGTTCAGCGGCTCCGGCACGGAGGCCGTCATGCTGGCGCTGCGCATCGCGCGCTCGCACACGGGCCGGACGAAGATCGTGCGCTTCCACGGACATTATCACGGCTGGTCCGACGCAATCTTCACGGCGTTCCCGAGCGCGGACATGAAGGGCGGCGCCGCGTCGGACGCCGGCGGCAAAACGATGCCCGGCACCGGCGGGCAAAGCGAGCTCGCGCTGCAGGACGTCATCCTCCTGCCTTGGAACGACGCCGTCGCGCTGGAAGAGACGCTTCGCGCGCGCGGCCATGAGGTCGCCGCCGTCATCACCGAGCCGGTCATGTGCAACTCGGGCTGCATTCGTCCGCGCGACGGCTACCTCGAGCGCATGCGAGAACTGACGAGGGAGCTCGGTATCGTACTCATTTTCGATGAAGTCATTACCGGGTTTCGCTTCGGACTCGGCGGCGCGCACGAGCGATTCGGCATCGCGCCGGATCTGATGACGATGGGGAAGGCGCTGGCCGGCGGCATCGCCCTGAGCGCGGTCGCCGGCTCCCGGGAGCTGATGCGCGTCGTCTCGAGCGGGAAAGTCAGCCATCTTGGGACGCTGAACGGCAATTGCGTGGCGACGGCCGCAGCGATCGCTACGTTGGACATCCTTGGTCGGAACGGCGGAGAGGCGTTCGTCCGAATGGAGGCGACGGCGGCTCGGCTGGCGCAGGGGCTTCGCGAGCGAATCGCGGCGAACGGCTTCCGCGGCGTCGTGAATCAAGAGGGGCCCGTGTTCCACATGATGTTTATCGACCGGGACGCAGTGGAGGATTTCGCGGCGTTCTCCGAACGCGATGGAGCGCTATATTCCGACTTCGCGGAGCGGATGCTCGAGGAAGGCGTGCTCGTTCGGACGAACGGGCTTTGGTACGTATCCACGGAGCATACGGAGGCGCATGCGGAAGCGACGCTGCAGGCGGCGGATCGGGCGCTGGCGCGGTTGGCCGCGGAACGGCGGACGGAAGGAGGCGAGCGGCGTGGTTGA
- a CDS encoding response regulator, producing MFRILIVDDEPSVVDAISQTMPWPELDVEEVFTAYSAREALAVVEGQYVDIVLTDIRMPGMDGIELMEAIRKRSGRVQFILLTGHAEFEYARDALRLHAADYLLKPVRDEALIESIRRLTTSMRETWLEVSSQRSSIQYVQDHLPTLRSDLLRNILEGRLAPEDVREKLGLLQLPFEDGDDAYPVVVRIERPHQGRHDRALLEYAVMNVAEEVIEPHCQLWTCKDVHGYLVMVLKPRTREEAGGESVSRLLSQWQHLVSHYVKMHLSIVYGACEAFPRDLPVAYEAAVRTLRRRIGRDDGLLTQAGYAAEAATVPRAASVLQTPPSISHLFSAGLWEEAKEKLLSIFMEVESLREADEAVHADVLAEIYHTVLAACYHYAHANGQTVAQALKCEHDLSFYQSPELMQSVSMLKHWAFEACLRLSTSNQEEIQDARATLIGQIQEYIHVHLAEDVSLQALAAHVDMHPVYLSKVYKLVTGEGLKEYLSRIRLERAVKLLKSSDLKIYEIAGQIGYFNTAYFIKVFKKAFGVTPQEYRDR from the coding sequence ATGTTCCGCATCTTGATCGTTGACGACGAGCCGTCGGTCGTGGACGCGATTTCCCAGACGATGCCGTGGCCGGAGCTCGACGTCGAGGAAGTGTTCACCGCCTATTCCGCGCGGGAAGCGCTGGCCGTCGTCGAAGGGCAGTACGTCGATATCGTGCTGACCGACATTCGCATGCCCGGAATGGACGGCATCGAATTGATGGAAGCGATCCGGAAGCGGTCGGGCCGCGTGCAGTTCATCCTCCTCACCGGGCACGCGGAGTTCGAATACGCCCGGGACGCCCTTCGGCTCCATGCGGCCGATTACCTGCTGAAGCCCGTGCGCGACGAGGCGTTGATCGAATCGATCCGGCGATTGACGACGTCGATGCGGGAGACGTGGCTGGAGGTTTCCTCGCAGCGTTCGTCCATTCAATACGTCCAAGATCATCTGCCGACGCTGCGCTCCGACCTGCTTCGGAACATTCTGGAAGGGCGGCTTGCGCCGGAGGACGTTCGCGAGAAGCTCGGCCTGCTGCAGCTTCCGTTCGAGGACGGCGACGACGCGTATCCGGTCGTCGTCCGGATCGAGCGCCCGCATCAAGGACGCCACGACCGAGCGCTGCTGGAATACGCCGTCATGAACGTCGCGGAGGAAGTGATCGAGCCGCACTGTCAGCTCTGGACATGCAAGGATGTTCACGGGTATCTAGTGATGGTGCTGAAGCCGAGGACGCGCGAGGAAGCGGGCGGCGAGTCCGTATCGCGGCTGCTCAGTCAGTGGCAGCATCTCGTGTCGCATTACGTGAAGATGCATCTGTCCATCGTTTACGGCGCTTGCGAAGCGTTCCCCCGCGATTTGCCGGTCGCCTACGAGGCCGCGGTGCGCACGCTGCGGCGCCGGATCGGCCGCGACGACGGGCTGTTGACGCAAGCGGGGTACGCGGCGGAGGCGGCGACGGTGCCGAGGGCGGCTTCCGTCCTGCAGACGCCGCCTTCGATATCGCATTTATTTTCCGCGGGACTGTGGGAGGAAGCGAAAGAAAAGCTGCTGAGCATCTTTATGGAGGTCGAGTCGCTTCGAGAAGCCGACGAGGCCGTGCATGCGGACGTATTGGCGGAAATCTACCATACGGTGCTCGCCGCTTGCTATCATTACGCGCACGCGAACGGACAGACGGTCGCCCAGGCCTTGAAGTGCGAACATGATTTGAGCTTCTACCAATCTCCCGAACTGATGCAATCCGTGTCGATGCTGAAGCATTGGGCGTTCGAGGCATGCCTTCGGTTGTCGACGTCCAATCAGGAGGAAATCCAGGACGCGCGGGCGACGTTGATCGGGCAAATCCAAGAATATATTCACGTTCATCTCGCGGAAGACGTCTCTCTGCAAGCGCTTGCGGCTCACGTCGATATGCATCCGGTGTACCTGTCGAAGGTGTATAAGCTCGTGACCGGAGAAGGGCTGAAGGAATACTTGTCCAGGATTCGCTTGGAGCGAGCCGTGAAGCTGCTGAAAAGCTCCGACCTCAAGATCTACGAGATCGCGGGGCAGATCGGGTATTTCAATACGGCGTATTTCATCAAGGTGTTTAAGAAAGCGTTCGGCGTTACTCCACAGGAGTATCGGGACCGATAA
- a CDS encoding accessory gene regulator ArgB-like protein: protein MIETVANRAAGWIHRHSPDSTASQEVLTYALSIYFNAFSIVSLSLLIGFFAGTFIETVVVIVAFSVLRAFSGGNHMRTPMMCLLVSVAAFTSIPHVPAPEPWLRDALLCVSLLLALLFAPNVRHDPIYGNKLLPYMKWIAVAIVGTNFLIASWVVTLAFFIQCITLIPLQRRCMK from the coding sequence ATGATTGAAACTGTCGCGAACAGAGCCGCGGGTTGGATCCATCGTCATTCGCCGGATTCAACGGCCAGCCAGGAAGTGTTAACTTACGCGTTGTCGATTTATTTCAACGCGTTCTCGATAGTGTCTCTTTCGCTCCTAATCGGTTTTTTCGCCGGAACGTTCATAGAAACGGTAGTAGTTATCGTCGCTTTTAGCGTCTTGCGCGCCTTTAGCGGCGGGAACCATATGCGGACACCGATGATGTGCCTGTTGGTTTCGGTTGCTGCATTTACGTCCATTCCGCACGTTCCTGCTCCGGAGCCATGGCTTCGCGATGCGCTCCTTTGCGTCAGCCTCCTATTGGCGCTTCTCTTTGCGCCGAATGTACGTCACGACCCTATATACGGGAACAAACTGCTGCCGTATATGAAATGGATCGCCGTCGCGATCGTCGGGACGAACTTCCTGATCGCATCATGGGTAGTCACCCTTGCCTTTTTCATTCAATGCATCACCCTTATTCCGCTGCAAAGGAGGTGTATGAAATGA
- the ilvD gene encoding dihydroxy-acid dehydratase: MVEDSERASQKVRKISFEGDALRMSMDWTVDDLDRIQVLVESTHGDSHPSSYHLNELIGEMEKGVYQYGGKPAVYTTTDICDGIAQAHNGMHYSLPSRDLIASMVEIHALSTPFDAMTLTSAGDKAVPAHLMAIARLNIPAIHVPGGAMGAGPCMRSNEELWHMSVEVERNQMTKEEFLAFQRACCPTCGACQYMGTAATMQVMSEALGLALPWSALIPATNAELRRAARASGQQVMRLAKAGILPEHILTEAAFENAIMVHSAVGGSLNAVMHLIAIAREIGITLTPERFDDIHRRIPVLVDTKTAGHYPTELFWYAGGVPFVMDEIRDFLHLDVMTVTGKTLGENLEEMRGAEMRNYAEMFLANYKLNRRNVIYPLSKPLKKEGSLAVLYGNLAPEGALIKKFAVAAEMQVHTGPARVFDSEREAVDAYVAKVIQPGDVVVIRYQGPKAVGMPEMFFMSELIASDPVLSHTTSLVTDGRFSGATRGPCVGYLGPEATDGGPIAFVRDGDVVRVDIPGRRIDVVGIEGEERAPQEIDEAFAGRRASWSPPTFRHKGVLGLYTRSANPALQGGSCAQGGGIGR, from the coding sequence GTGGTTGAAGATTCCGAACGCGCGAGTCAGAAGGTGCGCAAGATCAGCTTCGAGGGCGACGCGCTGCGTATGTCCATGGATTGGACCGTCGACGACCTCGATCGGATTCAGGTGCTCGTCGAGAGCACGCACGGGGACAGTCATCCGAGCTCGTACCACCTGAACGAGCTGATCGGCGAGATGGAGAAGGGCGTCTATCAATACGGCGGCAAGCCCGCCGTCTACACGACGACCGACATCTGCGACGGCATCGCGCAGGCGCATAACGGCATGCATTATTCGCTGCCCTCTCGCGACTTGATCGCCTCGATGGTGGAAATCCATGCGCTCAGCACGCCGTTCGACGCGATGACGCTCACGTCCGCGGGAGACAAGGCGGTGCCCGCGCATCTGATGGCGATCGCCCGGCTGAACATTCCCGCGATTCACGTGCCGGGCGGCGCGATGGGGGCGGGTCCGTGCATGCGCTCCAACGAGGAGCTGTGGCATATGAGCGTCGAGGTCGAACGCAATCAGATGACGAAGGAGGAGTTCCTCGCCTTCCAGCGCGCGTGCTGCCCGACCTGCGGGGCATGCCAATACATGGGCACCGCCGCGACGATGCAGGTGATGTCCGAGGCGCTCGGCCTCGCGCTGCCGTGGTCGGCGCTCATTCCGGCGACGAACGCGGAACTTCGCCGGGCGGCCCGAGCCTCCGGACAGCAGGTCATGCGGCTCGCGAAGGCCGGCATCCTGCCGGAGCACATCCTGACGGAGGCCGCCTTCGAAAACGCGATCATGGTCCACTCCGCGGTCGGCGGCTCGCTCAACGCAGTCATGCATCTGATCGCGATCGCCAGAGAGATCGGCATAACGCTGACCCCCGAGCGATTCGACGACATCCACCGGCGCATCCCCGTGCTGGTCGATACGAAGACGGCGGGGCATTACCCGACGGAGCTGTTCTGGTACGCGGGCGGCGTGCCGTTCGTCATGGACGAAATCCGGGATTTTCTGCATCTCGACGTCATGACCGTAACCGGCAAGACGCTGGGCGAAAACTTGGAAGAGATGCGAGGCGCGGAGATGCGCAATTACGCCGAGATGTTCCTCGCCAACTATAAGCTGAACCGAAGGAACGTCATTTATCCGCTCTCGAAGCCGCTGAAGAAGGAAGGCTCCTTGGCCGTGCTATACGGCAATCTGGCGCCCGAAGGAGCGCTGATCAAGAAGTTCGCCGTCGCGGCGGAGATGCAGGTTCACACCGGACCGGCGCGCGTCTTCGACAGCGAGCGGGAGGCGGTGGATGCCTACGTCGCTAAGGTCATCCAACCGGGCGACGTGGTGGTCATCCGTTATCAAGGGCCGAAGGCGGTCGGGATGCCGGAGATGTTCTTCATGTCCGAGCTGATCGCGTCGGATCCGGTGTTGTCGCACACGACGTCGCTCGTGACGGACGGTCGATTCTCAGGCGCCACGCGCGGGCCTTGCGTCGGCTACCTCGGGCCGGAAGCGACGGACGGCGGCCCGATCGCGTTCGTGCGGGACGGGGACGTCGTCCGCGTCGATATTCCGGGTCGCCGGATCGACGTCGTCGGCATCGAAGGCGAGGAGCGCGCTCCGCAGGAGATCGACGAAGCGTTCGCCGGACGGAGAGCCTCGTGGTCACCGCCGACGTTCCGCCACAAGGGCGTGCTCGGACTGTATACGCGTTCCGCGAACCCGGCGCTGCAAGGCGGGTCTTGCGCACAAGGAGGGGGCATCGGCCGATGA
- a CDS encoding GH39 family glycosyl hydrolase, giving the protein MTHITIYADQATGASFKAIHGVNNGPVTYGSLVDVTDYYVSMGVPLVRLHDPNWPHPREVDIHIVFPDFDKDPADPASYNFAQTDEYVRTVAATGASIVFRLGESIEHTETKYFVHPPKDYEKWADVCIGIIKHYNQGWANGFRYGIEYWEIWNEPDYSVRMWSGTHEQYYRLYEVAAAKIKRFDPSLKVGGPAAAGPTREFVPEFLAYVRNAGAPLDFFSWHTYTADPNAIVRHALHVRELLDRNGFARTESHFNEWNYFVADFRTIWNKGNEYVRKDAFDRQKSEEGASFAALVLSLLQDLPVDRANYYDGQPTALFCGLFDYHGVPQKTYYAFEAFERLRRHEERLACSAPKEAEGLACLAGRTPAGDVAALISHFHSEARELTIALTGLPAAGSSGPARYEVLAIDAERTFERIAEGEASSALELKLTAPKHSVLYVSVTR; this is encoded by the coding sequence ATGACGCACATTACGATCTATGCCGATCAAGCGACCGGCGCTTCGTTCAAGGCGATTCACGGCGTCAATAACGGGCCCGTCACGTACGGCTCGCTCGTCGACGTTACCGATTATTACGTCTCGATGGGCGTTCCGCTCGTCCGGCTGCACGACCCGAACTGGCCGCATCCCCGGGAGGTCGACATTCACATCGTCTTCCCGGATTTCGATAAGGATCCGGCCGATCCGGCCAGCTATAACTTCGCGCAGACGGACGAGTATGTGCGCACCGTCGCCGCGACGGGCGCAAGCATCGTGTTCCGCCTCGGCGAGAGTATCGAACATACGGAGACGAAGTATTTCGTGCATCCGCCGAAAGACTACGAGAAGTGGGCGGACGTCTGTATCGGCATTATTAAGCACTACAACCAAGGCTGGGCGAACGGATTCCGGTACGGGATCGAATATTGGGAAATTTGGAACGAACCCGATTACAGCGTACGGATGTGGTCGGGGACGCACGAGCAATATTACCGGCTTTACGAAGTCGCGGCCGCCAAGATCAAGCGGTTCGACCCGTCGCTGAAGGTCGGAGGTCCGGCCGCGGCGGGGCCGACGCGGGAATTCGTGCCGGAGTTTCTTGCGTACGTGCGGAATGCGGGGGCGCCGCTCGACTTCTTCTCGTGGCATACGTACACCGCCGATCCGAACGCGATCGTCCGCCATGCGCTGCACGTCCGCGAATTGCTCGATCGGAACGGCTTCGCCCGGACGGAAAGCCACTTCAACGAATGGAATTATTTCGTCGCGGATTTCCGCACGATCTGGAACAAGGGCAACGAGTATGTCCGCAAGGACGCGTTCGACCGGCAGAAGTCGGAAGAGGGCGCTTCGTTCGCGGCGCTCGTCCTGTCGCTGCTGCAAGATTTGCCCGTCGATCGCGCGAACTATTACGACGGACAGCCGACGGCGCTGTTTTGCGGCTTGTTCGATTATCACGGCGTGCCGCAGAAGACGTATTACGCGTTCGAAGCGTTCGAACGGCTGCGCCGCCACGAAGAGCGCCTGGCGTGCTCTGCGCCGAAGGAAGCCGAGGGGCTCGCTTGCTTAGCCGGGAGAACGCCCGCCGGCGACGTCGCGGCGCTGATCAGCCATTTCCACTCGGAAGCTCGAGAACTGACGATCGCGCTGACCGGCCTTCCGGCGGCGGGCTCCTCCGGGCCGGCGCGTTACGAGGTTCTCGCGATCGACGCGGAGCGGACGTTCGAGCGGATCGCGGAGGGAGAGGCTTCTTCCGCGTTGGAGCTGAAGCTGACCGCCCCGAAGCACTCGGTCTTGTATGTGAGCGTCACCCGGTGA
- a CDS encoding LytTR family DNA-binding domain-containing protein → MRVLRRDGTVCELSEDQILYITTFQKVITVHTRDGEYIFPTTFEHVQRVIESLGFAKLDRSFLVQLGKVCRYDAERRVVHFDDAPGISAPVSEPNVAKVVDYLKDKKSENP, encoded by the coding sequence ATGAGGGTGCTTCGTCGAGACGGGACCGTCTGCGAATTGAGCGAAGATCAAATTCTATATATTACGACGTTCCAGAAGGTGATCACCGTTCACACTCGCGACGGGGAATACATCTTCCCGACCACGTTCGAGCATGTGCAGCGCGTCATCGAAAGTTTGGGGTTCGCCAAGCTTGACCGCTCCTTCCTTGTACAGCTGGGGAAAGTGTGCCGGTACGACGCGGAACGCCGCGTCGTCCATTTCGACGATGCCCCCGGCATAAGCGCACCCGTATCCGAGCCCAATGTCGCCAAAGTCGTAGACTATCTGAAAGACAAAAAATCGGAGAACCCGTAG
- a CDS encoding M81 family metallopeptidase — protein MKRPRVLVGAVIQESNTFSPAKSGMDDFRRHRLLFGDELLTSTTRNELSGFVRVASAAGVELAPTLSANAISSGVFAREAFAELKALLRSRLELAVGSSGPGCDAAYFALHGAMVAEGCDDVEGELIELIRGVIGDVPFVVSLDLHANVTARMAAGVDALVGFRTYPHVDFEETGERSAELLLRMLRSGRRTKTRLRKLPMIVPAENSQSDSGPFFDLWEEARSGEALGESLITSLFPVQPWLDIAEMGCAVVTVGEDEARAEREADRLAELFWRKRHEFQAELHPIDKMVTSALATTGGGGPIVVSDSADSPGAGSTGDSNVVLRELLRQGAQERLTCLLTIVDAPAVAKAIAAGVGSRLELDVGYSMCKEDGEPLRIVGTVRSIGNGDFRLLGGYAKGTIARMGRCVVFDIGRISLLITERATFSGDPSMYRSVGLEPASADLVLVKSANQFRADYTSIAKSIYILDTPGRSPANLHRLSFRKLTRPCFPFDDDFDWRNPG, from the coding sequence GTGAAGCGGCCTCGCGTCTTAGTCGGCGCCGTCATTCAAGAGAGCAATACGTTCAGCCCGGCGAAGAGCGGTATGGACGATTTCCGGCGGCATCGGCTGCTGTTCGGCGACGAGCTGCTGACCTCGACGACGCGGAACGAGCTTAGCGGCTTCGTCCGCGTTGCGTCGGCCGCCGGCGTCGAGCTCGCGCCGACGCTGTCCGCGAACGCAATCTCTTCGGGGGTGTTCGCCCGGGAGGCGTTCGCGGAATTGAAGGCGCTGCTGCGCAGCAGGCTCGAGCTCGCCGTCGGGTCGTCGGGCCCGGGCTGCGACGCGGCGTATTTCGCGCTGCACGGGGCGATGGTCGCGGAGGGCTGCGACGACGTCGAAGGGGAGCTGATCGAGCTCATTCGCGGCGTCATCGGCGACGTTCCCTTCGTCGTCTCGCTCGACCTGCACGCGAACGTAACGGCGCGGATGGCGGCCGGCGTCGATGCGCTGGTCGGCTTCCGCACCTATCCGCATGTCGACTTCGAGGAGACGGGGGAGCGCTCCGCCGAGCTGCTGCTGCGCATGCTGCGGAGCGGCCGCCGGACGAAGACGCGCCTTCGGAAGCTGCCGATGATCGTACCGGCGGAAAACAGCCAGAGCGATTCCGGGCCGTTCTTCGACCTTTGGGAGGAAGCCCGTTCCGGCGAGGCGCTCGGGGAGTCGCTGATCACTTCTTTATTCCCCGTTCAGCCTTGGCTCGATATCGCGGAGATGGGCTGCGCCGTCGTGACGGTCGGCGAGGACGAAGCGCGGGCGGAGCGGGAAGCGGATCGGCTGGCCGAGCTGTTCTGGCGCAAGCGCCATGAATTCCAGGCCGAGCTTCATCCGATCGACAAGATGGTGACGTCGGCGCTCGCGACGACGGGCGGCGGCGGTCCGATCGTCGTGTCCGATTCGGCGGACAGCCCGGGCGCCGGTTCGACGGGCGACAGCAACGTCGTGCTGCGGGAGCTGCTGCGCCAAGGCGCGCAGGAACGGCTGACGTGCTTGCTGACGATCGTGGACGCGCCGGCCGTCGCGAAGGCGATCGCCGCCGGCGTCGGATCGCGGCTCGAGCTGGATGTCGGATACTCGATGTGCAAAGAGGACGGGGAGCCGCTGCGCATCGTCGGCACGGTCCGATCGATCGGGAACGGCGACTTCCGGCTGCTGGGCGGTTACGCCAAGGGCACGATCGCGCGGATGGGGCGATGCGTCGTCTTCGACATCGGCCGAATCTCGCTTCTGATTACGGAGCGGGCGACCTTCTCCGGCGACCCAAGCATGTATCGAAGCGTCGGTCTCGAGCCGGCTTCGGCGGATCTTGTGCTCGTGAAATCGGCCAATCAATTCCGCGCCGACTACACCTCGATCGCAAAAAGCATCTACATTCTGGATACGCCGGGACGGAGTCCCGCGAATTTGCATCGGCTCTCCTTCCGTAAGCTGACCCGGCCCTGTTTCCCGTTCGACGACGACTTTGATTGGAGGAATCCCGGATGA
- a CDS encoding DUF1801 domain-containing protein, whose product MAYEAKTKETENSVIEFIEQVDNPKKREDAYQLLDIFAETTGFPAKMWGPSIIGFGSYHYKYASGHEGDAPLVGFSPRKAKISLYFAPGDEEARGALLQHFGKYTAGKGCVYINKVADVDVEVMKKLIARSVEFLQETYPKS is encoded by the coding sequence GTGGCATACGAAGCGAAGACGAAGGAAACCGAAAACAGCGTCATCGAGTTTATCGAGCAGGTCGACAACCCGAAGAAGCGGGAAGACGCCTATCAGCTCCTGGACATCTTCGCGGAGACGACGGGATTCCCCGCGAAAATGTGGGGACCGAGCATCATCGGTTTCGGCTCCTACCATTACAAGTACGCCTCGGGCCACGAAGGCGACGCGCCGCTCGTCGGCTTCTCGCCGCGGAAAGCGAAGATCAGCCTGTACTTCGCGCCGGGCGACGAGGAAGCAAGAGGGGCGCTGCTGCAGCATTTCGGCAAGTATACGGCCGGCAAGGGCTGCGTCTATATCAACAAAGTCGCCGACGTCGACGTCGAAGTGATGAAGAAGCTGATCGCTAGATCCGTGGAATTCCTGCAAGAAACCTACCCAAAGTCGTAA
- a CDS encoding SDR family NAD(P)-dependent oxidoreductase, giving the protein MTKLQGKVALITGSSRSIGAAVVKRYAAEGAKVVVNYRSHPELAERVVEDVRSAGGEAIAIGADVSKEDDVTRMVEQAAARYGGIDILVNNAAMDPRKTWHEITVEDWDYIMGVNVRSQFLCAKAVFPYMERQRYGKIINVSSVTFFTGQKQFLHYVTSKGAIVGFTRALAREVGQHNITVNCITPGAVLTETEYEKVSEQTIRESGEYLAKAQCFARRESAADVEGAFVFLASSDSDFITGQTLNVDGGWMMH; this is encoded by the coding sequence ATGACGAAATTACAAGGCAAGGTCGCGCTTATTACGGGGTCGTCCCGTTCGATCGGCGCGGCGGTAGTGAAGCGGTATGCTGCCGAGGGCGCGAAGGTAGTCGTTAACTACCGCTCCCATCCGGAATTGGCGGAGCGCGTCGTCGAAGACGTTCGGTCGGCGGGCGGCGAGGCGATCGCGATCGGAGCGGACGTCTCGAAGGAAGACGATGTGACGCGGATGGTCGAGCAGGCGGCAGCGCGCTACGGCGGCATCGACATCCTCGTCAACAACGCGGCGATGGATCCGAGGAAGACGTGGCATGAGATTACAGTGGAGGATTGGGACTACATCATGGGCGTGAACGTGCGGTCCCAATTTCTGTGCGCCAAGGCCGTATTTCCTTATATGGAGCGGCAACGTTACGGCAAGATTATCAACGTCTCTTCCGTGACGTTCTTCACCGGACAGAAGCAGTTCCTGCATTACGTCACCTCGAAGGGCGCCATCGTCGGCTTCACCCGCGCGCTGGCTCGCGAAGTGGGTCAGCATAACATCACAGTGAACTGCATCACGCCGGGAGCCGTATTGACGGAGACGGAGTACGAGAAGGTGAGCGAGCAGACGATTCGCGAGAGCGGGGAATATTTGGCGAAGGCGCAATGCTTCGCTAGGCGAGAGAGCGCAGCGGACGTCGAAGGCGCGTTCGTCTTCCTCGCCTCCTCCGACAGCGACTTCATCACGGGGCAGACGCTCAACGTCGACGGCGGTTGGATGATGCATTAG